A genomic region of Haliaeetus albicilla chromosome 8, bHalAlb1.1, whole genome shotgun sequence contains the following coding sequences:
- the STXBP3 gene encoding syntaxin-binding protein 3 isoform X2 — protein sequence MTDLLAEGITVVENVYKNREPVPHMKAIYFITPTKKSVDGLIDDFITKSSSRYKAAYVYFTDFCPDNLFNKIKSSCAKSIRRCKEINISFFPYESQVFTLNVPDAFYRCYSPTLEKTKDKDAVMQVMAEQIVTLCATLDENPGVRYKSGPSDKASKLAQLVEKSLENYYKTDEKSQIKAKTHSQLIIIDRGFDPVSTVLHELTFQAMAYDLLPIENDTYKYKTEGPAGKEREAILEEDDELWVKIRHKHIADVIEEIPKLLKEVSSKRKATEGKLSISALAQLMKKMPHYRKEISRQVVHLNLAEDCMSKFKSNIERLCKTEQDLALGTDAEGQKVKDSMRVLLPVLLNKSHESYDKIRAILLYIFSTNGTTQENLDKLIQNVQIETDSDMIRNWKYLDVPVISSSAAQQHKHQRRDRSSEETYQLSRWTPIIKDVMEDAIENKLDSKDWPYCSQCPPTWNGSGAVSARQKPKASYQDERKSSARLIIFVIGGITYSEMRSAYEVSQVYKSCEVVIGSTHILTPKRLLDEVKSLSKPKDMVCIKDE from the exons TGGTGGAGAATGTATATAAAAACCGTGAGCCTGTCCCACACATGAAAGCAATATATTTCATAACACCCACCAAAAAG TCTGTAGATGGACTTATTGATGACTTCATCACTAAATCATCCAGCAGATACAAAGCAGCATATGTGTATTTCACTGACT tttGTCCTGACAACCTTTTCAATAAAATTAAGTCTTCCTGTGCAAAATCAATAAGGAGATGCAAGGAGATCAACATTTCCTTCTTCCCATATGAGTCTCAG GTATTTACTCTCAATGTCCCTGATGCGTTCTACCGCTGTTACAGTCCAACTCTGGAAAAGACAAAGGATAAAGATGCTGTAATGCAAGTAATGGCTGAACAAATTGTTACCTTATGTGCCACGCTAGATGAGAATCCAGGAGTACGATATAAAAG CGGACCATCTGATAAAGCCAGCAAACTTGCACAGCTTGTTGAAAAAAGTCTTGAAAACTACTACAAAACTGATGAGAAAAGCCAAATAAAG GCTAAAACCCACTCCCAACTAATAATAATTGATCGTGGCTTTGACCCAGTGTCAACTGTACTTCATGAACTCACCTTCCAGGCAATGGCATATGATCTGCTACCAATTGAAAATGATACTTACAA ATACAAAACAGAAGGACCTGCTGGGAAGGAACGGGAGGCAATTCTGGAGGAAGATGATGAGCTCTGGGTGAAGATTCGGCACAAGCATATTGCAGATGTGATAGA ggaaATACCAAAACTTTTGAAAGAAGTttcatcaaaaagaaaagcaacagaaggaaaa TTATCGATATCTGCTCTGGCCCAGTTAATGAAAAAGATGCCGCACTATCGTAAAGAGATTAGTAGG caaGTTGTTCATCTTAACTTGGCAGAAGATTGCATGAGCAAGTTCAAATCTAACATAGAAAGGCTCTGTAAAACTGAACAG gacTTGGCTCTTGGAACTGATGCAGAAGGTCAAAAAGTGAAAGATTCAATGAGAGTCCTCCTTCCAGTTCTGCTTAACAAAAGTCATGAGAGCTACGACAAAATTCGAGCTATTCTCCTGTATATCTTTAGCACAAATG GAACTACCCAGGAGAACTTGGACAAGCTGATCCAGAATGTACAAATAGAAACTGATAGTGATATGATAAGAAATTGGAAATACCTTGACGTTCCTGTTATCTCTTCA tctgctgctcagcagcataAACACCAAAGAAGGGACCGTTCTTCAGAAGAAACTTACCAACTTTCTAGGTGGACGCCTATTATCAAAGATGTTATGGAG GATGCCATAGAAAACAAACTAGATTCAAAAGACTGGCCTTATTGTTCCCAGTGTCCTCCTACCTGGAATGGTTCAGGAGCAGTAag TGCTCGCCAGAAACCTAAAGCTAGTTATCAAGATGAGCGAAAGAGTAGTGCAAGACTAATTATATTTGTGATTGGAGGAATTACATATTCTGAGATGCGCAGTGCTTATGAAGTTTCTCAAGTCTACAAGTCCTGTGAAGTTGTTATTG GTTCTACTCATATTTTGACACCTAAAAGACTACTGGATGAAGTGAAGAGCCTTAGTAAACCGAAGGATATGGTGTGCATTAAGGATGAATAG
- the STXBP3 gene encoding syntaxin-binding protein 3 isoform X1 has product MAPAVRGLKSLVWQKLKSLVFDDCRKEEEWKIILLDDYTTKLLSLCCKMTDLLAEGITVVENVYKNREPVPHMKAIYFITPTKKSVDGLIDDFITKSSSRYKAAYVYFTDFCPDNLFNKIKSSCAKSIRRCKEINISFFPYESQVFTLNVPDAFYRCYSPTLEKTKDKDAVMQVMAEQIVTLCATLDENPGVRYKSGPSDKASKLAQLVEKSLENYYKTDEKSQIKAKTHSQLIIIDRGFDPVSTVLHELTFQAMAYDLLPIENDTYKYKTEGPAGKEREAILEEDDELWVKIRHKHIADVIEEIPKLLKEVSSKRKATEGKLSISALAQLMKKMPHYRKEISRQVVHLNLAEDCMSKFKSNIERLCKTEQDLALGTDAEGQKVKDSMRVLLPVLLNKSHESYDKIRAILLYIFSTNGTTQENLDKLIQNVQIETDSDMIRNWKYLDVPVISSSAAQQHKHQRRDRSSEETYQLSRWTPIIKDVMEDAIENKLDSKDWPYCSQCPPTWNGSGAVSARQKPKASYQDERKSSARLIIFVIGGITYSEMRSAYEVSQVYKSCEVVIGSTHILTPKRLLDEVKSLSKPKDMVCIKDE; this is encoded by the exons TGGTGGAGAATGTATATAAAAACCGTGAGCCTGTCCCACACATGAAAGCAATATATTTCATAACACCCACCAAAAAG TCTGTAGATGGACTTATTGATGACTTCATCACTAAATCATCCAGCAGATACAAAGCAGCATATGTGTATTTCACTGACT tttGTCCTGACAACCTTTTCAATAAAATTAAGTCTTCCTGTGCAAAATCAATAAGGAGATGCAAGGAGATCAACATTTCCTTCTTCCCATATGAGTCTCAG GTATTTACTCTCAATGTCCCTGATGCGTTCTACCGCTGTTACAGTCCAACTCTGGAAAAGACAAAGGATAAAGATGCTGTAATGCAAGTAATGGCTGAACAAATTGTTACCTTATGTGCCACGCTAGATGAGAATCCAGGAGTACGATATAAAAG CGGACCATCTGATAAAGCCAGCAAACTTGCACAGCTTGTTGAAAAAAGTCTTGAAAACTACTACAAAACTGATGAGAAAAGCCAAATAAAG GCTAAAACCCACTCCCAACTAATAATAATTGATCGTGGCTTTGACCCAGTGTCAACTGTACTTCATGAACTCACCTTCCAGGCAATGGCATATGATCTGCTACCAATTGAAAATGATACTTACAA ATACAAAACAGAAGGACCTGCTGGGAAGGAACGGGAGGCAATTCTGGAGGAAGATGATGAGCTCTGGGTGAAGATTCGGCACAAGCATATTGCAGATGTGATAGA ggaaATACCAAAACTTTTGAAAGAAGTttcatcaaaaagaaaagcaacagaaggaaaa TTATCGATATCTGCTCTGGCCCAGTTAATGAAAAAGATGCCGCACTATCGTAAAGAGATTAGTAGG caaGTTGTTCATCTTAACTTGGCAGAAGATTGCATGAGCAAGTTCAAATCTAACATAGAAAGGCTCTGTAAAACTGAACAG gacTTGGCTCTTGGAACTGATGCAGAAGGTCAAAAAGTGAAAGATTCAATGAGAGTCCTCCTTCCAGTTCTGCTTAACAAAAGTCATGAGAGCTACGACAAAATTCGAGCTATTCTCCTGTATATCTTTAGCACAAATG GAACTACCCAGGAGAACTTGGACAAGCTGATCCAGAATGTACAAATAGAAACTGATAGTGATATGATAAGAAATTGGAAATACCTTGACGTTCCTGTTATCTCTTCA tctgctgctcagcagcataAACACCAAAGAAGGGACCGTTCTTCAGAAGAAACTTACCAACTTTCTAGGTGGACGCCTATTATCAAAGATGTTATGGAG GATGCCATAGAAAACAAACTAGATTCAAAAGACTGGCCTTATTGTTCCCAGTGTCCTCCTACCTGGAATGGTTCAGGAGCAGTAag TGCTCGCCAGAAACCTAAAGCTAGTTATCAAGATGAGCGAAAGAGTAGTGCAAGACTAATTATATTTGTGATTGGAGGAATTACATATTCTGAGATGCGCAGTGCTTATGAAGTTTCTCAAGTCTACAAGTCCTGTGAAGTTGTTATTG GTTCTACTCATATTTTGACACCTAAAAGACTACTGGATGAAGTGAAGAGCCTTAGTAAACCGAAGGATATGGTGTGCATTAAGGATGAATAG